A window of the Oncorhynchus kisutch isolate 150728-3 linkage group LG12, Okis_V2, whole genome shotgun sequence genome harbors these coding sequences:
- the srsf5b gene encoding serine and arginine rich splicing factor 5b isoform X1 has protein sequence MSGCRIFVGRLNPSAREKDVERFFKGYGRIRDIDLKRGFGFVEFDDPRDAEDAVYELDGKELCNERVTIEHARVRLRGGRGRGGDRGGGGGGGGGGGGGGGGGGGGGRFPDRYGRGSQDSRSRNPPPMRTENRLIVENLSSRVSWQDLKDFMRQAGEVTFADAHRPKLNEGVVEFASYSDLKNAVEKLSGKEINGRKIKLIEAAKKRGSRSRSRSESSSRSRSRNRSPSRSRTPRRSRSHSPKRDYNRSRSRSHSGSPAPRGGAGGAAPGSPPPRAKETSSTSSKRPSKPSKSASPHSPPPAQRAPSRSPSRSRSRGSRSPSTDSRH, from the exons ATGAGTGGATGCCGCATATTTGTGGGCCGGTTGAACCCGTCCGCCAGAGAGAAGGACGTGGAGAGATTCTTTAAAGGATACGGCCGCATCCGAGACATCGACCTCAAGAGGGGCTTTGGTTTTGTG GAGTTTGATGATCCCAGGGATGCTGAGGATGCCGTTTATGAGCTGGACGGCAAGGAGCTCTGTAACGAGAG gGTAACCATTGAGCACGCCCGAGTGCGCCTGCGTGGTGGCCGAGGACGCggtggggacagaggaggaggaggtggtggtggaggaggaggaggagggggaggaggaggaggagggggtggtggCCGCTTCCCAGATCGCTACGGCCGTGGCTCCCAGGATAGTCGGAG TAGGAACCCTCCTCCGATGCGTACGGAGAACCGTCTCATCGTGGAGAACCTGTCATCTCGCGTCAGCTGGCAG GACCTGAAAGATTTCATGAGACAGGCGGGGGAAGTCACCTTTGCAGACGCCCACCGCCCCAAGCTCAACGAAGG GGTGGTCGAGTTCGCTTCTTACAGCGACCTGAAAAACGCTGTTGAGAAGCTGTCTGGCAAGGAGATCAATGGAAGGAAAATCAAGCTGATCGAGGCAGCTAAGAAGAG ggGTTCCAGGAGTCGCTCCCGTTCAGAGAGCTCCTCTCGTTCTCGTTCTCGCAACCGCTCTCCGTCCCGCTCCAGGACACCCCGTCGTTCCAGGTCCCACTCCCCCAAGAGGGACTACAACCGCTCCCGTTCTCGGTCCCACAGCGGCTCCCCGGCCCCCCGCGGTGGTGCAGGTGGAGCCGCCCCCGGTTCCCCACCGCCCAGGGCCAAGGAgacctcctccacttcctccaaaCGGCCCTCCAAGCCCAGCAAGTCTgcctctccccactctcctccccctgcACAGCGTGCACCTTCCAGGTCTCCTTCCAGGTCTAGGTCTCGTGGCTCTCGTTCCCCGTCCACAGACAGCCGCCACTGA
- the srsf5b gene encoding serine and arginine rich splicing factor 5b isoform X2 has translation MSGCRIFVGRLNPSAREKDVERFFKGYGRIRDIDLKRGFGFVEFDDPRDAEDAVYELDGKELCNERVTIEHARVRLRGGRGRGGDRGGGGGGGGGGGGGGGGGGGGGRFPDRYGRGSQDSRRNPPPMRTENRLIVENLSSRVSWQDLKDFMRQAGEVTFADAHRPKLNEGVVEFASYSDLKNAVEKLSGKEINGRKIKLIEAAKKRGSRSRSRSESSSRSRSRNRSPSRSRTPRRSRSHSPKRDYNRSRSRSHSGSPAPRGGAGGAAPGSPPPRAKETSSTSSKRPSKPSKSASPHSPPPAQRAPSRSPSRSRSRGSRSPSTDSRH, from the exons ATGAGTGGATGCCGCATATTTGTGGGCCGGTTGAACCCGTCCGCCAGAGAGAAGGACGTGGAGAGATTCTTTAAAGGATACGGCCGCATCCGAGACATCGACCTCAAGAGGGGCTTTGGTTTTGTG GAGTTTGATGATCCCAGGGATGCTGAGGATGCCGTTTATGAGCTGGACGGCAAGGAGCTCTGTAACGAGAG gGTAACCATTGAGCACGCCCGAGTGCGCCTGCGTGGTGGCCGAGGACGCggtggggacagaggaggaggaggtggtggtggaggaggaggaggagggggaggaggaggaggagggggtggtggCCGCTTCCCAGATCGCTACGGCCGTGGCTCCCAGGATAGTCGGAG GAACCCTCCTCCGATGCGTACGGAGAACCGTCTCATCGTGGAGAACCTGTCATCTCGCGTCAGCTGGCAG GACCTGAAAGATTTCATGAGACAGGCGGGGGAAGTCACCTTTGCAGACGCCCACCGCCCCAAGCTCAACGAAGG GGTGGTCGAGTTCGCTTCTTACAGCGACCTGAAAAACGCTGTTGAGAAGCTGTCTGGCAAGGAGATCAATGGAAGGAAAATCAAGCTGATCGAGGCAGCTAAGAAGAG ggGTTCCAGGAGTCGCTCCCGTTCAGAGAGCTCCTCTCGTTCTCGTTCTCGCAACCGCTCTCCGTCCCGCTCCAGGACACCCCGTCGTTCCAGGTCCCACTCCCCCAAGAGGGACTACAACCGCTCCCGTTCTCGGTCCCACAGCGGCTCCCCGGCCCCCCGCGGTGGTGCAGGTGGAGCCGCCCCCGGTTCCCCACCGCCCAGGGCCAAGGAgacctcctccacttcctccaaaCGGCCCTCCAAGCCCAGCAAGTCTgcctctccccactctcctccccctgcACAGCGTGCACCTTCCAGGTCTCCTTCCAGGTCTAGGTCTCGTGGCTCTCGTTCCCCGTCCACAGACAGCCGCCACTGA